In one window of Corallococcus macrosporus DNA:
- a CDS encoding amidohydrolase family protein: protein MMKRVALVVWLATAGCASNQRPATSDRWLLTGTRLYVAPDAPPLDNAWVLVSDGKIEAVGSDAPPVGIRREAACGDGVITAGFQNSHVHFTDPAFAGAASRPRDELQAPLSQMTTRFGFTTVVDTGSDPANTGALRQRIERGELQGPAILTVGSPLYPENGIPFYLRALPPEVLRQLPQPASAEEARAIIRQGFETGAQGTKLFVATPQGQGEIRRMAPDVARAAADETHQRGGLVMVHPTDPDGVSTAVQAGADIIVHTTIDSPKMEWSAELVGQLVARHVSVVPTLQLWGYELAKAEVPTPVRDRLVAGAERQLAAFSSAGGQVLFGTDVGYMTDLDPTQEYVLMAHAGLTPMQILASLTTAPAARWSAAERRGRVKPGFDADLVVLDGDPATDVRRFTGVKCTIRAGKALFVREPAGH, encoded by the coding sequence ATGATGAAGCGTGTCGCACTGGTTGTCTGGCTGGCCACCGCGGGTTGCGCGTCGAACCAGCGTCCTGCCACCTCCGATCGTTGGCTCCTGACGGGCACGCGGCTCTATGTCGCTCCGGACGCGCCGCCGCTGGACAACGCCTGGGTGCTCGTGAGCGACGGGAAGATTGAAGCCGTCGGGTCAGACGCCCCGCCCGTGGGCATCCGGCGCGAGGCCGCCTGTGGTGACGGGGTCATCACGGCCGGGTTCCAGAACAGCCACGTCCACTTCACGGACCCCGCGTTCGCCGGGGCCGCCAGCCGGCCGCGCGACGAGCTCCAGGCTCCGCTGAGCCAGATGACCACGCGCTTCGGCTTCACGACGGTCGTCGACACCGGCTCCGACCCCGCGAACACCGGCGCGCTCCGTCAGCGCATCGAGCGCGGCGAACTCCAGGGACCGGCGATCCTCACCGTCGGCTCCCCGCTGTATCCGGAGAACGGCATCCCGTTCTACCTGCGCGCCCTGCCCCCCGAGGTGCTGCGACAGCTTCCACAGCCCGCGTCGGCGGAGGAGGCCCGCGCCATCATCCGCCAGGGCTTCGAAACCGGCGCCCAGGGAACCAAGCTGTTCGTGGCCACGCCCCAGGGGCAGGGCGAGATCCGCCGCATGGCCCCGGACGTCGCGCGTGCCGCGGCGGACGAAACGCACCAGCGGGGAGGTCTGGTCATGGTGCATCCCACGGACCCCGACGGGGTGAGCACCGCCGTGCAGGCCGGCGCCGACATCATCGTGCACACCACCATCGACTCGCCGAAGATGGAGTGGAGCGCCGAGCTCGTCGGCCAGCTCGTCGCCCGCCACGTCTCCGTCGTCCCCACGCTCCAGCTCTGGGGTTACGAGCTCGCCAAGGCGGAGGTGCCCACCCCCGTGCGGGATCGGCTCGTGGCGGGAGCCGAGCGGCAGCTCGCGGCGTTCTCGAGCGCCGGGGGGCAGGTCCTGTTCGGCACCGACGTGGGGTACATGACGGACCTGGACCCGACGCAGGAGTACGTCCTCATGGCGCACGCGGGGCTGACGCCGATGCAGATCCTCGCGTCGTTGACCACCGCCCCCGCCGCGCGCTGGAGCGCCGCCGAGCGCCGGGGCCGCGTCAAGCCGGGCTTCGACGCCGACCTCGTGGTGCTCGACGGCGATCCCGCCACGGACGTCCGGCGATTCACCGGCGTGAAGTGCACCATCCGGGCGGGCAAGGCGCTCTTCGTACGCGAGCCGGCGGGCCACTGA